The Zingiber officinale cultivar Zhangliang chromosome 10A, Zo_v1.1, whole genome shotgun sequence genome contains a region encoding:
- the LOC122027340 gene encoding cytokinin hydroxylase-like isoform X2 — protein sequence MGLLLVITTLVFVFFLLTVLTVAWITFFTYYWTPMHIRRFMRRQGVHGPSPKFLVGNLKDSASMVSASIASDMDFISHDIVSRLMPHYVLWSKIYGKKFIYWYGSEPRLCLTDTDMIKELLSSKYVQLTGKSWLQRQGSKNLIGDGLLMANGSNWFHQRHVVAPAFMADKLKSHVGYMVECTRQMIKSLVEDVGSGQSEVEIGAYMTRLTGDIISRTGFDSSYEKGKKIFQLLERLQSLTAQSSRYLWIPGSRYFPSKYRREIKQLKEQVDRVLMEIIDCRKEAAEFGRSSASGRGLLEMLLDEVQKKRDDGLSYSLKLVMDECKTFFFAGHETSALLLTWTIMLLATNPSWQEKARSEVAEVCGRRPPSAEDLPKLTSLHLIINESLRLYPPATLLPRMAFQDMKLGDLMIPKGLSIWIPVLAIHHDEDIWGKDANEFQPERFAGRSFSLTRHFLPFAAGPRNCVGQAYAMMEAKIVLAMFLSAFSFTISNNYRHAPINVLTLRPKHGVLVHLTPLDY from the exons ATGGGGCTTCTTCTGGTGATAACGACCCTTGTTTTTGTATTCTTTCTTCTGACAGTTCTGACAGTGGCATGGATCACCTTCTTCACCTACTACTGGACTCCGATGCACATCAGGAGGTTCATGAGGAGGCAAGGGGTGCACGGTCCGTCGCCCAAGTTCCTTGTCGGTAACCTCAAGGATAGCGCTTCGATGGTCTCGGCCTCTATTGCCTCTGACATGGATTTCATCAGCCATGATATCGTGTCGCGACTCATGCCCCACTACGTTCTCTGGTCAAAAATCTACG GCAAGAAGTTCATATATTGGTATGGAAGTGAGCCGAGGTTGTGCCTGACGGACACTGACATGATCAAAGAACTGCTCTCCTCCAAATATGTGCAGCTCACTGGGAAATCGTGGCTTCAGCGCCAAGGCTCAAAGAACTTGATCGGCGACGGCTTGTTAATGGCGAATGGAAGCAATTGGTTCCACCAACGGCACGTCGTTGCTCCCGCGTTCATGGCAGACAAATTAAAG AGTCATGTTGGGTACATGGTGGAGTGCACTAGGCAAATGATAAAATCGTTGGTGGAGGATGTCGGGTCAGGCCAGTCGGAGGTCGAGATTGGAGCCTACATGACACGCCTCACCGGCGATATCATCTCCCGGACGGGGTTCGATAGCAGCTACGAAAAGGGCAAGAAGATTTTCCAGCTGCTCGAGCGTTTGCAGAGTCTTACTGCTCAGTCAAGTCGCTATCTCTGGATTCCTGGAAGCAG GTATTTCCCGAGTAAATATCGTAGGGAGATCAAGCAATTGAAGGAACAAGTGGACAGGGTGTTAATGGAGATCATCGATTGCAGAAAAGAGGCTGCGGAGTTCGGAAGAAGCTCAGCGTCCGGCAGAGGCCTGTTAGAGATGCTGTTGGATGAGGTTCAGAAGAAGCGTGACGACGGCCTCAGCTATAGCCTGAAATTGGTGATGGACGAATGCAAAACCTTTTTCTTCGCCGGCCACGAGACTTCCGCTCTCCTCCTTACCTGGACCATCATGCTCTTGGCCACCAATCCATCGTGGCAGGAAAAGGCCCGCTCTGAGGTTGCCGAGGTTTGCGGTCGCCGGCCTCCATCCGCTGAGGACCTCCCCAAACTCACATCG CTGCACCTGATAATCAATGAATCATTGAGATTGTACCCACCGGCCACTCTTCTGCCGCGGATGGCTTTCCAAGACATGAAATTGGGAGACCTGATGATCCCCAAGGGGCTGTCGATTTGGATCCCAGTCCTAGCGATCCACCACGACGAGGACATTTGGGGTAAGGATGCAAACGAGTTCCAGCCCGAACGCTTCGCCGGCAGATCATTTTCTCTGACCCGCCACTTCCTTCCCTTCGCTGCGGGGCCTCGCAACTGCGTCGGGCAGGCCTACGCAATGATGGAAGCCAAAATAGTGCTAGCCATGTTTCTTTCAGCATTCAGTTTCACCATATCCAACAACTACCGGCATGCCCCCATCAATGTACTCACCTTGAGACCCAAACATGGTGTTCTTGTTCATTTGACACCGCTCGATTACTAA
- the LOC122027340 gene encoding cytokinin hydroxylase-like isoform X3 yields MGLLLVITTLVFVFFLLTVLTVAWITFFTYYWTPMHIRRFMRRQGVHGPSPKFLVGNLKDSASMVSASIASDMDFISHDIVSRLMPHYVLWSKIYGKKFIYWYGSEPRLCLTDTDMIKELLSSKYVQLTGKSWLQRQGSKNLIGDGLLMANGSNWFHQRHVVAPAFMADKLKSHVGYMVECTRQMIKSLVEDVGSGQSEVEIGAYMTRLTGDIISRTGFDSSYEKGKKIFQLLERLQSLTAQSSRYLWIPGSRKEAAEFGRSSASGRGLLEMLLDEVQKKRDDGLSYSLKLVMDECKTFFFAGHETSALLLTWTIMLLATNPSWQEKARSEVAEVCGRRPPSAEDLPKLTSVNRSYEKNLHLIINESLRLYPPATLLPRMAFQDMKLGDLMIPKGLSIWIPVLAIHHDEDIWGKDANEFQPERFAGRSFSLTRHFLPFAAGPRNCVGQAYAMMEAKIVLAMFLSAFSFTISNNYRHAPINVLTLRPKHGVLVHLTPLDY; encoded by the exons ATGGGGCTTCTTCTGGTGATAACGACCCTTGTTTTTGTATTCTTTCTTCTGACAGTTCTGACAGTGGCATGGATCACCTTCTTCACCTACTACTGGACTCCGATGCACATCAGGAGGTTCATGAGGAGGCAAGGGGTGCACGGTCCGTCGCCCAAGTTCCTTGTCGGTAACCTCAAGGATAGCGCTTCGATGGTCTCGGCCTCTATTGCCTCTGACATGGATTTCATCAGCCATGATATCGTGTCGCGACTCATGCCCCACTACGTTCTCTGGTCAAAAATCTACG GCAAGAAGTTCATATATTGGTATGGAAGTGAGCCGAGGTTGTGCCTGACGGACACTGACATGATCAAAGAACTGCTCTCCTCCAAATATGTGCAGCTCACTGGGAAATCGTGGCTTCAGCGCCAAGGCTCAAAGAACTTGATCGGCGACGGCTTGTTAATGGCGAATGGAAGCAATTGGTTCCACCAACGGCACGTCGTTGCTCCCGCGTTCATGGCAGACAAATTAAAG AGTCATGTTGGGTACATGGTGGAGTGCACTAGGCAAATGATAAAATCGTTGGTGGAGGATGTCGGGTCAGGCCAGTCGGAGGTCGAGATTGGAGCCTACATGACACGCCTCACCGGCGATATCATCTCCCGGACGGGGTTCGATAGCAGCTACGAAAAGGGCAAGAAGATTTTCCAGCTGCTCGAGCGTTTGCAGAGTCTTACTGCTCAGTCAAGTCGCTATCTCTGGATTCCTGGAAGCAG AAAAGAGGCTGCGGAGTTCGGAAGAAGCTCAGCGTCCGGCAGAGGCCTGTTAGAGATGCTGTTGGATGAGGTTCAGAAGAAGCGTGACGACGGCCTCAGCTATAGCCTGAAATTGGTGATGGACGAATGCAAAACCTTTTTCTTCGCCGGCCACGAGACTTCCGCTCTCCTCCTTACCTGGACCATCATGCTCTTGGCCACCAATCCATCGTGGCAGGAAAAGGCCCGCTCTGAGGTTGCCGAGGTTTGCGGTCGCCGGCCTCCATCCGCTGAGGACCTCCCCAAACTCACATCGGTAAATAGATCATATGAAAAAAAT CTGCACCTGATAATCAATGAATCATTGAGATTGTACCCACCGGCCACTCTTCTGCCGCGGATGGCTTTCCAAGACATGAAATTGGGAGACCTGATGATCCCCAAGGGGCTGTCGATTTGGATCCCAGTCCTAGCGATCCACCACGACGAGGACATTTGGGGTAAGGATGCAAACGAGTTCCAGCCCGAACGCTTCGCCGGCAGATCATTTTCTCTGACCCGCCACTTCCTTCCCTTCGCTGCGGGGCCTCGCAACTGCGTCGGGCAGGCCTACGCAATGATGGAAGCCAAAATAGTGCTAGCCATGTTTCTTTCAGCATTCAGTTTCACCATATCCAACAACTACCGGCATGCCCCCATCAATGTACTCACCTTGAGACCCAAACATGGTGTTCTTGTTCATTTGACACCGCTCGATTACTAA
- the LOC122027340 gene encoding cytokinin hydroxylase-like isoform X1, protein MGLLLVITTLVFVFFLLTVLTVAWITFFTYYWTPMHIRRFMRRQGVHGPSPKFLVGNLKDSASMVSASIASDMDFISHDIVSRLMPHYVLWSKIYGKKFIYWYGSEPRLCLTDTDMIKELLSSKYVQLTGKSWLQRQGSKNLIGDGLLMANGSNWFHQRHVVAPAFMADKLKSHVGYMVECTRQMIKSLVEDVGSGQSEVEIGAYMTRLTGDIISRTGFDSSYEKGKKIFQLLERLQSLTAQSSRYLWIPGSRYFPSKYRREIKQLKEQVDRVLMEIIDCRKEAAEFGRSSASGRGLLEMLLDEVQKKRDDGLSYSLKLVMDECKTFFFAGHETSALLLTWTIMLLATNPSWQEKARSEVAEVCGRRPPSAEDLPKLTSVNRSYEKNLHLIINESLRLYPPATLLPRMAFQDMKLGDLMIPKGLSIWIPVLAIHHDEDIWGKDANEFQPERFAGRSFSLTRHFLPFAAGPRNCVGQAYAMMEAKIVLAMFLSAFSFTISNNYRHAPINVLTLRPKHGVLVHLTPLDY, encoded by the exons ATGGGGCTTCTTCTGGTGATAACGACCCTTGTTTTTGTATTCTTTCTTCTGACAGTTCTGACAGTGGCATGGATCACCTTCTTCACCTACTACTGGACTCCGATGCACATCAGGAGGTTCATGAGGAGGCAAGGGGTGCACGGTCCGTCGCCCAAGTTCCTTGTCGGTAACCTCAAGGATAGCGCTTCGATGGTCTCGGCCTCTATTGCCTCTGACATGGATTTCATCAGCCATGATATCGTGTCGCGACTCATGCCCCACTACGTTCTCTGGTCAAAAATCTACG GCAAGAAGTTCATATATTGGTATGGAAGTGAGCCGAGGTTGTGCCTGACGGACACTGACATGATCAAAGAACTGCTCTCCTCCAAATATGTGCAGCTCACTGGGAAATCGTGGCTTCAGCGCCAAGGCTCAAAGAACTTGATCGGCGACGGCTTGTTAATGGCGAATGGAAGCAATTGGTTCCACCAACGGCACGTCGTTGCTCCCGCGTTCATGGCAGACAAATTAAAG AGTCATGTTGGGTACATGGTGGAGTGCACTAGGCAAATGATAAAATCGTTGGTGGAGGATGTCGGGTCAGGCCAGTCGGAGGTCGAGATTGGAGCCTACATGACACGCCTCACCGGCGATATCATCTCCCGGACGGGGTTCGATAGCAGCTACGAAAAGGGCAAGAAGATTTTCCAGCTGCTCGAGCGTTTGCAGAGTCTTACTGCTCAGTCAAGTCGCTATCTCTGGATTCCTGGAAGCAG GTATTTCCCGAGTAAATATCGTAGGGAGATCAAGCAATTGAAGGAACAAGTGGACAGGGTGTTAATGGAGATCATCGATTGCAGAAAAGAGGCTGCGGAGTTCGGAAGAAGCTCAGCGTCCGGCAGAGGCCTGTTAGAGATGCTGTTGGATGAGGTTCAGAAGAAGCGTGACGACGGCCTCAGCTATAGCCTGAAATTGGTGATGGACGAATGCAAAACCTTTTTCTTCGCCGGCCACGAGACTTCCGCTCTCCTCCTTACCTGGACCATCATGCTCTTGGCCACCAATCCATCGTGGCAGGAAAAGGCCCGCTCTGAGGTTGCCGAGGTTTGCGGTCGCCGGCCTCCATCCGCTGAGGACCTCCCCAAACTCACATCGGTAAATAGATCATATGAAAAAAAT CTGCACCTGATAATCAATGAATCATTGAGATTGTACCCACCGGCCACTCTTCTGCCGCGGATGGCTTTCCAAGACATGAAATTGGGAGACCTGATGATCCCCAAGGGGCTGTCGATTTGGATCCCAGTCCTAGCGATCCACCACGACGAGGACATTTGGGGTAAGGATGCAAACGAGTTCCAGCCCGAACGCTTCGCCGGCAGATCATTTTCTCTGACCCGCCACTTCCTTCCCTTCGCTGCGGGGCCTCGCAACTGCGTCGGGCAGGCCTACGCAATGATGGAAGCCAAAATAGTGCTAGCCATGTTTCTTTCAGCATTCAGTTTCACCATATCCAACAACTACCGGCATGCCCCCATCAATGTACTCACCTTGAGACCCAAACATGGTGTTCTTGTTCATTTGACACCGCTCGATTACTAA